A window from Nitrospira sp. encodes these proteins:
- a CDS encoding class I SAM-dependent methyltransferase, whose amino-acid sequence MDHAGCRFCGTTLQHVFVDLGMSPMANSYLKPHQLNRMEPFYPLRAFVCEQCFLVQLEEFESPDHIFSDYAYFSSFSDLFLQHAKDYVDMAMDRFKLGASSYVVEIASNDGYLLQNFVKRGVPVLGIEPAKNVAEVAVKKGVPSLVKFFGVETARELAAKGPRPDLLIGNNVLAHVPDLNDFVGGLKVLLGPNGVVTMEFPHLMRLMAFNQFDTVYHEHFSYFSLTTVAQIFSKHGLTLFDVEEISTHGGSLRIYARHDGDASKPVTERLTALRAKEAAEGFATLDHYLSFSEGVNETKRALLEFLIKAKREGKKVVAYGAAAKASTLLNFCGVRTDLVDYLVDRSTYKQGHWLPGVHIPIYDPERIKADKPDYVMILAWNLKDEVMAQMAFIRDWGGKFVVPIPKITVYS is encoded by the coding sequence ATGGATCATGCAGGGTGCCGGTTTTGCGGAACAACGTTGCAGCATGTATTCGTCGATCTCGGCATGTCGCCGATGGCGAATTCATATCTGAAGCCGCACCAACTGAACCGCATGGAGCCATTTTATCCATTGCGAGCCTTTGTCTGCGAGCAGTGTTTCCTGGTGCAACTTGAAGAGTTTGAGAGCCCGGATCACATTTTTTCCGACTATGCCTACTTCTCTTCGTTCTCCGATCTGTTCCTGCAGCATGCCAAAGATTATGTGGATATGGCGATGGACCGGTTCAAGCTGGGGGCGAGCAGTTACGTGGTAGAGATCGCCAGCAACGACGGATATCTGCTCCAGAATTTTGTGAAGCGCGGGGTTCCGGTCCTGGGTATAGAGCCGGCCAAGAATGTGGCGGAGGTGGCCGTCAAGAAGGGAGTGCCCTCGCTCGTCAAGTTCTTTGGGGTTGAGACCGCCCGTGAACTGGCCGCGAAGGGGCCACGTCCGGATCTCCTCATAGGGAACAATGTGCTGGCCCATGTGCCTGACTTAAATGATTTTGTAGGCGGACTGAAAGTGCTCCTGGGGCCGAACGGAGTCGTCACCATGGAGTTCCCTCACTTGATGAGGCTCATGGCCTTCAACCAGTTTGATACGGTCTATCACGAGCATTTCTCCTATTTCTCTTTAACGACCGTGGCGCAGATATTCAGCAAGCATGGACTGACCCTCTTTGATGTCGAAGAAATCTCGACGCACGGCGGGTCGTTACGGATCTATGCGCGCCATGACGGAGATGCGTCCAAGCCGGTCACCGAGCGGTTGACGGCTCTAAGGGCCAAGGAAGCGGCGGAAGGCTTTGCAACACTCGACCATTACCTGTCTTTTTCCGAGGGCGTGAACGAGACGAAGCGCGCGCTCCTGGAGTTTCTGATCAAGGCGAAACGGGAAGGCAAGAAAGTCGTAGCATACGGAGCGGCGGCGAAAGCCAGCACCTTGCTCAATTTTTGCGGTGTTCGGACGGATCTAGTCGATTACCTGGTCGATAGGAGCACGTACAAGCAGGGGCATTGGCTGCCGGGAGTTCACATCCCCATTTACGATCCCGAACGTATCAAGGCAGACAAACCGGACTATGTGATGATTCTGGCCTGGAATCTCAAAGATGAAGTCATGGCACAGATGGCGTTCATTCGTGACTGGGGAGGAAAATTCGTCGTACCGATCCCCAAGATCACGGTCTATTCGTGA
- a CDS encoding acyl carrier protein, with protein MEVHEQLEGLFREVFDDEKLALTDETTARDIPKWDSLAHINLMFSIEQAFGVRFKGNELAEMKNIGELKAFLLKGR; from the coding sequence ATGGAGGTGCATGAACAGCTCGAAGGACTGTTTCGCGAGGTCTTCGACGACGAGAAGCTGGCGCTGACCGATGAGACGACCGCGCGCGACATTCCGAAATGGGATTCGCTGGCGCATATCAATCTCATGTTCAGCATCGAGCAGGCTTTTGGGGTGCGGTTTAAGGGAAATGAACTGGCGGAGATGAAGAATATCGGTGAGCTGAAAGCGTTTCTCCTTAAAGGGCGGTAA
- a CDS encoding NAD-dependent epimerase/dehydratase family protein: MVNAFWPQQKVLVTGGSGFLGSHLCRRLVECGAEVHATSRIERAPHESEPRWRQADLADIDVARRLVSEVRPDIVYHLAGSVTAVPGKEFVLPTFHSLLTSTVNLLAAVTEIGCRRLILCGSFMEPDDSQGLVTPASPYAAAKWAASGYGRMFQALYGTPTVILRTYMTYGPGQDRKKLIPATIGSLLKGVPPQLASGLWQADWIYVDDVLEGFLAAAHTPGLEGRTLELGSGTCVSVRTIVEELVAIMQPSVKPVFGALPDRPLEPVRVASTIESEQRLGWRPSTSLNAGLRRTVEWYSARENGINL, translated from the coding sequence ATGGTAAATGCGTTCTGGCCACAACAAAAAGTGCTGGTGACCGGCGGGAGCGGGTTTCTCGGAAGCCATCTCTGTCGCCGTTTGGTGGAATGCGGGGCGGAGGTGCATGCCACCTCGCGTATCGAGCGGGCGCCGCATGAATCCGAGCCGCGCTGGCGGCAGGCAGATCTGGCGGATATCGACGTTGCCCGCCGGCTTGTCTCTGAGGTACGGCCGGACATCGTCTATCATCTCGCCGGATCGGTGACGGCGGTGCCGGGCAAAGAATTCGTCCTCCCGACCTTCCACAGCCTCCTGACGAGTACTGTTAACCTGCTGGCTGCCGTCACGGAAATAGGTTGTCGTCGTCTGATCTTGTGCGGATCGTTCATGGAGCCGGATGACAGCCAGGGGCTGGTCACCCCCGCTTCTCCCTATGCCGCGGCCAAGTGGGCGGCGAGCGGGTACGGCCGCATGTTTCAGGCCTTGTACGGGACTCCGACCGTGATCCTCCGCACGTATATGACGTATGGACCGGGGCAGGATCGTAAGAAGCTGATCCCTGCGACCATCGGGTCGCTGTTAAAGGGAGTGCCGCCGCAGCTCGCCAGCGGCCTCTGGCAAGCCGACTGGATTTATGTGGACGATGTGCTCGAAGGATTTCTGGCCGCCGCGCACACCCCCGGCCTTGAAGGGCGCACGCTCGAATTGGGGTCCGGAACATGTGTGTCTGTCCGTACCATCGTCGAAGAGCTGGTCGCGATCATGCAGCCGTCCGTAAAGCCGGTGTTCGGAGCCCTGCCGGATCGGCCCCTGGAGCCGGTGCGTGTTGCCAGCACGATCGAGTCGGAACAGAGGCTTGGGTGGCGGCCGTCGACATCCCTCAATGCCGGCCTGCGACGGACCGTCGAGTGGTACAGCGCCCGTGAGAATGGCATCAACCTGTAG
- a CDS encoding serine acetyltransferase — MMKQYDLLKDLCRQIHEDWIANQKDWTEPGFRAIAVHRLGFWGWERSEGLLRSSVLLLYRVLWRYVRNHYGIEIPRSMVIGRRFRIAHQSGIVLHPHGHIGDDCIIRQNVTIGAVTWERFQDGPKIGHRVDIGAGAVILGKVTIGDGAKIGPNTVITTNVPAGATVFVEAPRMIQMRKC; from the coding sequence ATGATGAAACAATACGATCTTCTGAAAGACTTGTGCCGGCAGATCCATGAGGATTGGATCGCCAATCAGAAAGACTGGACTGAGCCGGGGTTTCGAGCCATTGCCGTGCACCGGCTGGGATTTTGGGGGTGGGAACGAAGCGAGGGGCTGCTGCGTTCGAGCGTGCTGTTGCTCTATCGAGTGCTCTGGCGGTATGTGAGAAATCACTACGGAATCGAGATTCCCCGCAGCATGGTCATCGGACGCCGGTTTCGGATTGCGCATCAAAGCGGAATCGTGCTTCATCCCCATGGCCACATCGGAGATGACTGCATCATCCGTCAAAACGTCACGATCGGCGCGGTGACCTGGGAACGGTTTCAGGACGGGCCCAAGATCGGGCACCGGGTCGATATCGGCGCCGGGGCTGTCATTCTTGGCAAGGTCACCATCGGAGATGGCGCCAAGATCGGCCCCAATACCGTGATTACGACGAATGTTCCGGCCGGGGCGACGGTATTTGTGGAGGCGCCCCGCATGATCCAGATGAGGAAATGCTAG
- a CDS encoding ATP-grasp fold amidoligase family protein — MMDAFIERVKSAVRGTVPAGLRMAVYQGRQQIRHWPHDVGQWLSACLPDAYVQASQFKQAHGRRLNLAAPATFNEKIHWLIRYCRDPVMTQLADKYAVRDYVAARLGASFLNDLYGVWDDPNAIPFDTLPESYVLKVNHGSGQNIFCRETSRLNKPRIRAQLAQWLRRSEYWRSREWAYKDIPPRILCERLLSDEQGNVPADFKFFCFNGEPRVIQVDTDRFTKHQRDLFDIEWRPLPFSLEYPSSGQAIPRPATLDVMLSAARTLSQGFPFVRVDFYAMGERVIFGEMTWYPEGGLGRFRPESADRELGNNLILPAREQGRVS; from the coding sequence ATGATGGACGCGTTCATAGAACGAGTAAAATCCGCTGTGCGGGGAACGGTCCCCGCCGGCCTTCGGATGGCGGTCTATCAGGGCCGCCAACAGATTCGCCACTGGCCGCATGACGTCGGCCAGTGGCTCTCGGCCTGTCTCCCGGATGCCTATGTGCAAGCCTCGCAATTCAAGCAAGCCCACGGCCGCCGCTTAAACCTCGCCGCGCCCGCCACGTTCAATGAAAAAATCCATTGGTTGATCCGGTATTGCCGCGATCCCGTCATGACGCAGCTCGCGGACAAGTATGCCGTGCGTGACTATGTGGCCGCCCGTCTGGGAGCGTCCTTCCTGAACGACCTCTATGGGGTTTGGGATGATCCAAACGCGATTCCATTCGACACGTTGCCGGAGTCCTATGTGCTGAAGGTAAACCATGGATCGGGACAGAATATCTTTTGTCGGGAGACATCGCGCCTGAACAAGCCCAGGATCAGAGCCCAATTGGCCCAATGGCTGCGGCGTAGCGAGTACTGGCGCTCACGGGAATGGGCCTATAAGGATATTCCTCCACGCATTCTTTGCGAGCGATTGCTCAGCGATGAGCAGGGAAATGTGCCGGCCGACTTTAAGTTCTTTTGTTTTAACGGGGAGCCACGAGTCATCCAGGTCGATACCGACCGCTTTACGAAGCACCAGCGGGATCTGTTTGATATTGAGTGGCGCCCCTTACCATTCAGCTTGGAGTATCCCTCAAGCGGACAAGCGATTCCCCGGCCCGCCACGCTCGATGTGATGTTGTCGGCAGCCAGAACGTTGTCGCAGGGCTTTCCGTTTGTCCGCGTCGATTTCTATGCCATGGGAGAGAGGGTGATTTTCGGAGAAATGACCTGGTATCCCGAGGGAGGACTCGGGCGTTTCCGGCCCGAGTCCGCTGATCGGGAGCTGGGAAACAATCTGATTTTGCCTGCGCGTGAGCAGGGGCGAGTATCATGA
- a CDS encoding glycosyltransferase family A protein — protein MIPLVTIGIPIYKRLEFIPQALRVVLAQDYPEIECIVSDNGMNGSTVADLVARHYPRPCRFRRNPETVIVSEHFNQIVQEATGKYFILFQDDDDMSPNFVSDLVALLERHPSAAVAISKQEAVDPGGRVLRKSVEVVPEILSGEDFVTAWCQGLYKFETFATILSRTDEIKARGGYPFFPTGNGIDDALLLKLCLGRAVAFSTGCTFRKRTYETSMGFSCNYRALVQGSRRFLNFLDSDSVLLQYARSHPDQYREVKRLIVKMIWQTNFDRWNTMYRERESPAEWARSAFAMPFIPDYYRRVLATLGYAMKASALDRGKRLFPWVHRIYRSLKHTMS, from the coding sequence ATGATTCCGCTGGTAACCATCGGCATACCGATCTACAAGCGACTGGAGTTTATCCCTCAGGCTCTCCGCGTCGTTCTTGCCCAGGACTACCCCGAGATCGAGTGCATCGTGTCCGACAACGGCATGAACGGGAGCACGGTGGCCGACCTTGTCGCCCGTCATTATCCGCGGCCGTGCCGGTTCCGCCGGAACCCGGAAACGGTGATCGTCAGTGAGCATTTCAATCAGATTGTTCAGGAAGCCACAGGCAAGTATTTCATCCTGTTCCAAGACGATGACGACATGAGTCCGAATTTCGTGTCCGACCTTGTCGCGCTCCTTGAGCGGCATCCCTCCGCGGCTGTCGCCATCTCCAAACAGGAGGCGGTCGATCCTGGCGGCCGAGTGTTACGCAAATCGGTGGAAGTGGTGCCCGAGATCCTGTCCGGCGAGGACTTTGTCACGGCCTGGTGCCAAGGCTTGTACAAGTTTGAGACCTTTGCGACGATTCTGTCCCGCACTGACGAGATCAAGGCGCGCGGCGGCTATCCGTTTTTTCCGACCGGGAACGGAATCGACGACGCGTTACTCTTGAAGTTATGCCTGGGGCGGGCGGTCGCTTTCAGCACAGGATGCACATTTCGAAAGCGGACCTATGAGACAAGCATGGGATTTTCGTGCAATTACCGGGCTCTGGTTCAGGGAAGCCGGCGATTTTTGAACTTTCTCGATTCCGATTCCGTCCTTCTTCAGTACGCACGCAGCCACCCGGATCAATATCGTGAGGTAAAACGGCTCATTGTGAAGATGATCTGGCAGACTAACTTCGACCGATGGAACACGATGTACCGGGAACGGGAATCGCCCGCCGAATGGGCGCGCTCGGCCTTTGCGATGCCGTTCATTCCAGATTATTACAGACGCGTGCTGGCGACGCTGGGTTACGCGATGAAGGCATCCGCGTTGGACAGGGGAAAGCGCTTGTTCCCGTGGGTGCATCGCATCTATCGTTCGCTCAAACACACCATGAGCTAG
- a CDS encoding glycosyltransferase, producing MFPTLRRRLTKFKAYRLARAIYWRLPQIVKEAEQGDSEVTSLLPEGAPRGTVLLSHIRGEFLLDPDGPIPNTHTNFWTALDMAKTFLELGYRVDVISFGNHDFLPKTGYDVIIDTRYNLQRLAPLLGRDCLKILHIDTAHMLFQNAAEASRLLDVQRRRGVTLQPIRYERPNLAIEHADCATVCANDFTIGTYRYAGKPIYRIPIPAARLCPWPAGKDFSASRRHFLWFASHGMVHKGLDLVLEAFAGMPEYHLTICGPVEREPDFVAAYRKELFETPNIHLRGWIDIDSREFLDLADRCIAHVFTSCSEGGAACVIETMHAGLIPIVNYESSVDVHDFGGLLKGVSVEDIQDGVRMIAEMPASMLEERARRAWEHARAHHTREHFSRVYRQTIREILREHGRPC from the coding sequence ATGTTTCCCACCCTAAGGCGCCGTCTCACTAAGTTTAAGGCCTATCGACTCGCGAGAGCGATCTATTGGCGGCTGCCGCAGATCGTCAAGGAGGCGGAACAGGGGGATAGCGAGGTCACGTCTCTCCTCCCTGAGGGGGCGCCTCGAGGGACGGTGCTGCTGTCGCACATCCGGGGCGAATTTTTACTCGACCCCGACGGGCCTATTCCCAACACGCATACGAACTTCTGGACGGCTCTCGATATGGCCAAGACATTTTTGGAGCTGGGCTATCGCGTGGATGTCATCAGCTTCGGGAATCACGATTTCCTTCCGAAGACGGGCTATGACGTCATCATCGACACGCGATACAATCTTCAGCGGCTTGCCCCGCTGCTCGGCCGGGATTGCCTGAAGATCCTGCACATCGACACGGCCCACATGCTGTTTCAGAACGCCGCGGAGGCCAGTCGGTTGCTGGATGTGCAGCGGCGGAGAGGGGTCACGCTTCAACCGATCAGATATGAGCGGCCCAATCTCGCTATTGAACATGCCGATTGCGCCACGGTCTGCGCGAATGACTTCACGATCGGGACCTATCGCTACGCGGGCAAGCCGATCTATCGAATCCCGATCCCTGCCGCGCGGCTCTGTCCCTGGCCGGCCGGGAAAGACTTTTCAGCCAGCCGGCGGCACTTCCTCTGGTTTGCCAGTCATGGGATGGTCCACAAGGGGCTGGACCTCGTGCTGGAGGCGTTTGCCGGGATGCCCGAGTATCATCTGACGATCTGCGGTCCGGTCGAACGTGAGCCGGACTTCGTGGCGGCGTACCGTAAGGAGCTGTTCGAGACCCCGAATATTCACCTGCGCGGATGGATCGATATCGACAGCCGGGAGTTCCTTGATCTTGCGGATCGCTGTATCGCGCATGTGTTCACGTCCTGCTCGGAAGGCGGCGCCGCGTGCGTGATCGAGACCATGCATGCGGGGCTCATTCCGATCGTCAACTACGAATCCAGTGTCGATGTGCACGATTTCGGTGGACTCCTCAAGGGCGTATCGGTAGAGGATATTCAAGACGGTGTCCGGATGATCGCCGAGATGCCGGCGTCGATGCTGGAGGAGCGGGCGCGCCGCGCCTGGGAGCATGCCAGGGCGCATCATACCCGTGAACACTTTTCGCGGGTCTACCGGCAGACTATTCGAGAGATCTTACGGGAGCATGGTCGCCCTTGTTAG
- a CDS encoding DUF4910 domain-containing protein, with protein sequence MVKSGKSGDRDASQEAGQAMHGLMAELFPICRSITGQGVRETLGRIQTRIPLNIHEVPSGTQVFDWTVPLEWNIRDAYIKNLRGERVVDFLQSNLHVVGYSSPVRRRMRLSELKPHLHTLPGHPDWIPYRTSYYKESWGFCLSHNQLLGLTDEEYDVCIDAALAEGHLTYGEVLLPGRSQDEVLISTHVCHPSLCNDNLSGIAVATWLTDWLRAQPRRYSYRVLFIPATIGSITWLSRHQDEAARIKHGLVLTGIGDAGPCTYKKSRRGDTEIDRAIVHALTHSGLSHTVDEFIPYGYDERQYCSPGFNLPVGCLSRTPHSRYPEYHTSADNLEFVRPQTLAESLGVCQAAVEILEGNKTYLNRNPRCEPQLGKRGLYRAIGGQAGEKSMEMAMLWVLNLSDGHHTLLDIAERSHMSFDRIAQAAKTLEDHRLLAEA encoded by the coding sequence ATGGTGAAGAGCGGCAAGAGCGGCGATCGTGACGCGTCACAGGAGGCCGGGCAGGCCATGCATGGCCTGATGGCCGAATTGTTTCCCATCTGTCGAAGCATCACAGGCCAGGGCGTACGTGAGACGCTTGGTCGTATTCAGACTCGCATCCCCCTCAATATTCATGAGGTGCCCAGCGGCACGCAGGTATTCGATTGGACCGTTCCGTTGGAGTGGAATATCCGCGACGCCTATATAAAGAACCTGCGAGGAGAGCGGGTGGTCGACTTCCTGCAGTCGAACCTCCATGTCGTCGGGTATAGCAGTCCCGTGCGCCGACGAATGCGCCTCTCCGAGTTGAAGCCGCACCTCCATACACTTCCCGGCCATCCCGACTGGATTCCCTACCGGACGTCATACTACAAGGAGAGCTGGGGGTTCTGTCTCAGTCACAATCAGCTGCTCGGCCTGACGGACGAAGAGTACGACGTTTGCATCGATGCGGCGCTGGCCGAGGGGCATCTCACATACGGAGAAGTACTGTTGCCTGGGCGGAGTCAGGATGAAGTGCTTATTTCCACCCATGTGTGCCATCCCTCGCTGTGCAACGATAATTTGTCCGGAATTGCCGTAGCCACATGGTTGACCGACTGGCTTCGCGCGCAACCGCGGCGGTATTCCTATCGGGTCCTGTTTATTCCGGCAACCATCGGCTCTATCACCTGGTTGAGCCGGCATCAGGATGAGGCGGCGCGCATCAAACACGGGCTGGTGTTGACAGGGATCGGAGATGCCGGGCCCTGTACGTATAAGAAGAGTCGCCGGGGCGACACGGAAATCGACCGGGCGATAGTGCATGCGCTCACCCATTCCGGGCTATCCCACACTGTCGACGAGTTCATTCCCTACGGGTATGATGAGCGACAATACTGCTCGCCTGGGTTCAATCTCCCAGTGGGCTGTCTCAGCAGGACGCCCCATAGCCGATATCCCGAATATCATACGTCTGCCGACAATCTGGAATTCGTCAGACCGCAGACCCTCGCCGAATCGCTGGGTGTGTGTCAGGCTGCGGTAGAGATCCTCGAAGGCAACAAGACCTACCTCAACCGGAATCCGCGCTGCGAACCGCAGTTGGGGAAGCGCGGACTGTATCGTGCGATTGGAGGGCAGGCCGGAGAGAAATCAATGGAGATGGCCATGCTCTGGGTGCTCAATCTCTCCGACGGCCACCACACACTTCTCGATATAGCCGAACGGTCGCATATGTCGTTCGACCGAATAGCTCAAGCGGCGAAGACGTTAGAAGATCATCGATTGCTGGCCGAAGCCTAG
- a CDS encoding HAD-IIIC family phosphatase, whose product MSDHSHDRIRDATALMARADELRKSGKTGEAIPLYLEALSDPPQAGLCLKLARSYEELGNIPEACRWALTVVDAEDDFTSWQTAGRLVQRYANLSGPKLRSAKVALLGSYTTAQLGQMLSLAASRRGIRLEVQESQYGQYEQEIIDPNSRLYAFDPDFVVLAVHEGDLRLPEYSAAPQESIRAEVARWTALWRTVRERSRARVVQHNFALPCDVPAGHLAARLPGSRYMMAQAVNAGLGEAAGNAVSIVDCERLASFVGKARWFDPRFWHLAKQAVALQAVPVLARHTAAVIGADLGLSRKCLVLDLDNTLWGGVIAEEGLAGIKLGNGVDGEAFVAFQEYILKLKHKGVILAVCSKNNRADALQPFEHHPEMRLKRDDIAVFVANWEPKPQNIRRIAQELGIGLDALVFVDDNPVEREAMRQFVPEVEVVPLPDDASYYVRALSQCLSFETGSYTQEDAARAEQYRARAQIRELEATAGSIEEFYHSLHMQAIVAPFDALHLPRIAQLIGKTNQFNLTTKRHGMPQLESFVSDHTCVHLYLRLRDRFADHGLVALVIALQEGTVLDIDTWLMSCRVIGRTVEATIMEHVCRRAEALGCTSLRGAYVPSEKNAMAEDAYAKLGFDLVSRADGRATWSYDLPARGPIVNQFIKTVDTWEVADGGA is encoded by the coding sequence ATGTCTGACCATTCACACGACCGAATACGCGATGCGACCGCGCTTATGGCCCGCGCCGATGAATTGCGGAAGTCCGGCAAGACCGGGGAGGCCATTCCTCTCTACCTCGAAGCGCTCTCCGATCCGCCTCAGGCCGGGCTCTGTTTGAAACTCGCGCGGAGTTACGAGGAGCTGGGCAATATTCCCGAGGCCTGCCGCTGGGCGCTGACGGTGGTCGATGCCGAAGACGATTTCACCTCCTGGCAGACGGCCGGCAGGCTGGTGCAGCGCTATGCGAACCTATCCGGGCCGAAGCTCCGTTCCGCCAAGGTGGCGCTCCTCGGAAGTTATACGACCGCTCAGCTAGGCCAGATGCTGAGTTTGGCGGCAAGCCGACGGGGGATTCGCCTTGAGGTACAGGAAAGCCAGTACGGGCAATATGAGCAGGAGATCATCGATCCGAACAGCCGCCTCTATGCGTTCGATCCGGACTTCGTGGTGCTGGCTGTGCACGAGGGAGATCTGCGGCTCCCGGAGTACAGCGCTGCGCCGCAGGAATCGATTCGCGCGGAAGTGGCGCGCTGGACCGCGCTCTGGCGAACCGTGAGGGAACGTTCCCGGGCGAGGGTCGTTCAGCACAATTTTGCGCTGCCGTGCGACGTGCCGGCGGGCCATCTTGCGGCGCGCCTTCCGGGGTCCCGCTATATGATGGCGCAGGCCGTCAATGCCGGGCTTGGCGAAGCAGCGGGCAATGCGGTATCGATCGTCGACTGCGAGCGGCTCGCATCGTTCGTGGGAAAAGCGCGGTGGTTTGATCCCCGCTTCTGGCATCTGGCGAAACAAGCCGTCGCGCTGCAAGCGGTCCCGGTGCTCGCCCGCCATACGGCGGCGGTCATCGGGGCCGATCTGGGATTGAGCCGGAAATGTCTCGTCCTGGATCTCGACAATACGCTGTGGGGCGGCGTGATCGCCGAAGAAGGGCTGGCCGGCATCAAGTTGGGGAACGGGGTCGACGGCGAAGCGTTTGTCGCCTTTCAGGAGTACATCCTCAAGTTGAAGCACAAGGGTGTGATCCTGGCGGTCTGCTCGAAAAACAATCGCGCCGATGCGCTGCAGCCGTTCGAGCACCATCCGGAGATGCGCTTAAAACGTGACGATATCGCGGTCTTTGTTGCCAACTGGGAACCAAAGCCGCAGAATATCCGCAGAATCGCACAAGAGCTTGGGATAGGGTTGGATGCGCTGGTATTCGTGGATGATAACCCGGTCGAACGTGAAGCGATGAGGCAGTTTGTCCCCGAGGTGGAGGTGGTTCCGCTTCCTGACGACGCCTCGTACTACGTCAGAGCGCTGTCGCAGTGCCTGTCGTTTGAAACCGGTTCGTATACGCAGGAGGATGCCGCGCGGGCCGAACAATACCGGGCCCGGGCGCAAATCCGGGAGCTTGAAGCGACGGCGGGATCCATCGAGGAGTTTTATCACAGCCTGCATATGCAGGCGATCGTGGCCCCCTTCGATGCATTGCATTTGCCCAGAATCGCCCAGCTGATCGGCAAGACCAATCAGTTTAATCTCACCACGAAGCGCCACGGGATGCCGCAGCTGGAGAGTTTTGTCAGCGATCACACGTGCGTGCATCTGTATTTGCGGCTGCGGGATCGCTTCGCCGACCATGGACTGGTGGCGCTGGTTATTGCGCTGCAGGAGGGGACGGTGCTGGACATTGATACCTGGCTGATGAGTTGTCGAGTGATCGGGCGTACCGTCGAGGCGACGATCATGGAGCATGTGTGCCGGCGGGCCGAAGCGCTGGGCTGCACGTCGTTGCGGGGAGCCTATGTGCCCAGCGAGAAGAATGCGATGGCGGAAGATGCCTATGCCAAGCTGGGATTCGATCTGGTGAGCCGGGCCGATGGGCGAGCGACGTGGAGCTACGATTTACCTGCCAGGGGGCCTATCGTCAATCAGTTCATCAAGACCGTGGATACGTGGGAGGTGGCGGATGGAGGTGCATGA
- a CDS encoding glycosyltransferase: MTFFQSPMNRASLISAVKSSRLYILGSVIKAAALQARENLGQEILNRALVSLEPKGPPKGYVLLSHVVKAFLLPPGQPIPRDHHHYWVALQMAQTFLDLGYGVDVINFHNKTFWPRRDYALMVDTRWNLERLAPVLNADCIKVLHIDTAHPLFQNAAEARRLLELQQRRGVTLKPWRFEQPHLGIEHADYATMNGNRFSIETFRYAGKRIFPVPVAAPVLYPWPDSKDWAGCRNHFLWINSGGLVLKGLDLILEAFAGMPDCHLTVCGPIKHEKAFEQAYYKELYETPNIHTEGWTDLSSARFMTLAERCVGILSASASEARSGSVIGGMHAGLIPIVNYESGVDVAGFGVLLPNSSVRAIQAAVRRIADSPGDRLQAMARGAWDSARTHHTRERWTEVYRSAIDTIFRLHADKTGASPLVQAPVTPTHHIRSVK; encoded by the coding sequence ATGACGTTCTTTCAGTCTCCAATGAACAGAGCGAGTCTGATCTCTGCGGTGAAATCCTCCCGGCTCTATATCCTGGGGAGTGTCATCAAGGCTGCGGCACTGCAGGCCCGGGAGAATCTGGGCCAGGAGATTCTCAATCGAGCCCTGGTGTCTCTCGAACCGAAGGGGCCACCGAAAGGTTATGTGTTGCTCTCCCACGTGGTCAAGGCCTTTTTGTTGCCTCCGGGGCAGCCGATCCCGAGGGATCACCATCACTATTGGGTAGCGCTTCAGATGGCCCAGACGTTTTTAGACCTCGGGTATGGCGTCGATGTCATCAACTTTCACAACAAGACCTTTTGGCCCAGGCGCGACTATGCGCTGATGGTCGATACCCGTTGGAATCTTGAGCGCCTGGCCCCCGTGCTGAATGCCGACTGTATCAAAGTGTTGCATATCGACACGGCGCATCCGCTCTTCCAGAACGCGGCGGAGGCCCGGCGCTTGCTCGAATTGCAGCAGCGCCGGGGTGTGACGCTGAAGCCCTGGAGATTCGAGCAGCCGCATCTCGGGATCGAACATGCAGACTATGCGACGATGAACGGAAACCGGTTCAGCATTGAGACGTTTCGATATGCGGGGAAACGGATCTTTCCTGTGCCGGTCGCGGCGCCGGTGCTGTATCCGTGGCCTGACAGCAAGGATTGGGCGGGCTGTCGCAATCACTTTCTCTGGATCAACAGCGGAGGGCTTGTCCTCAAGGGGTTGGACTTGATTCTGGAAGCCTTCGCCGGGATGCCGGACTGTCATCTGACGGTGTGCGGGCCGATCAAGCATGAAAAGGCCTTCGAGCAGGCCTACTACAAAGAGTTGTACGAGACGCCCAATATTCATACCGAGGGATGGACGGATCTCAGTAGCGCCCGGTTTATGACTTTGGCGGAGCGCTGCGTGGGAATCCTTTCCGCGTCCGCATCGGAAGCCAGAAGCGGGTCCGTGATCGGCGGGATGCATGCGGGATTGATTCCAATCGTCAATTATGAAAGTGGCGTTGATGTGGCTGGCTTTGGAGTGTTGTTGCCGAACTCCTCGGTGCGCGCGATCCAGGCGGCCGTGCGGAGAATCGCGGATTCTCCCGGCGACAGGCTGCAGGCGATGGCCCGGGGCGCCTGGGACTCGGCTCGGACCCACCATACTCGCGAACGGTGGACGGAGGTCTATCGGTCTGCGATCGACACGATCTTCCGGTTGCACGCCGACAAGACCGGGGCCTCCCCCCTCGTGCAAGCACCAGTCACCCCTACGCATCATATTCGGAGCGTGAAGTAG